The sequence TGATGATTTGAACAAGTGGGGTACAGATAAAGATAATAAATTAAATGTCATGATTGTTGAAGATGATTACAGTCTTTCTTTGCTGCTGTCAGAGGAGCTGAAAGGCAAGGGATTTAGGGTCACACACCATTACCATCCGGAACAAGCCTTTGAGCAGGCTCTGAAAAATCCATATGTGGCGATTGTGGTAGATTTGATGCTGGGTGAAGAGCTGGATGGTTGGGATTTAATCCGTATGCTAAAGGATGATTCAAGAACGGAGAATATTCCGATTGTAATCTCCTCTGCCCTCGACCCCACAGACAAAGACTTAATGACTGTAGTCCAAAAGTATTTAACAAAGCCCTATCCGCCAGGCGAACTATCCAGCACTCTAGCCGAAATTGTGAAGATTAAGCAGGGAACAGGAGAGGTATTATTTCCGGGTAGCCCTTAGAGATTAGTAACGTTCTCTTTGTTGAAAATAAAACTTGCGTTAAAGTAGACTCTAAGGGTTATATTATTCTTTAGTAAGCGGAAACATTGTAGTCTCTAAACAAGGTTCAAAGGGAGGAAATAGGATGAAGTACAGCTATTTAGGGAAATCCGGTTTGAAAGTCAGCCAATTATGTTTGGGTACCATGAATTTTGGCCCCGAAACAGAGGAAAAGGAAGCTTTTAAGATTATGGATGCTGCACTGGATGCTGGCATCAACTTCTTTGATACCGCCAATGTATATGGAGGCCAGGAGCGACGCGGCTGGACGGAAGAAATTATTGGCCGCTGGTTTCAGCAAGGGGGCGGACGGCGCGAGAAGGTAGTGCTGGCTACCAAAGTGTACAATGATATGTTTGATGAGAATGATGGACCCAATTCGGGAGCTGGCTTATCTGGTTATAAAATCAGACGGCATTTTGAAGCCTCATTAAAGCGTCTGCAGACCGATCATATCGAGCTTTACCAGATGCATCATATTGACCGCAATGTATCATGGGACGAGCTGTGGGGTGCTTTTGAAATTCTGGTTCAGCAAGGTAAAGCGGATTATATAGGTTCTAGCAACTTTGCAGGTTGGCATATTGCCACAGCACAAGCTGAAGCAAAAGCTAGACATTTCCTGGGTTTAGTATCCGAGCAGCATTTATACAATCTGCTGCAGCGGACACCGGAGCTTGAGGTTCTGCCAGCTGCTAAGGAGCTGGGGATGGGCGTCATTCCGTGGAGTCCGCTTGCGGGTGGATTACTGGGTCGCAACGCATTAGCGGGTACAGGCGTACGCAGCTCGCGTTCTGCTAATCTTGAGAAGAACCGCGGCCAGCTGGAGCAATTCTCCGCCCTCTGTAAGGAATTGGGCGACCATGAGGATCAGGTTGCTCTGGCTTGGGTACTGGCAAATCCGGCAGTGACCGCTCCAATTATTGGGCCGAGAACGATGCAGCAATTTGAGGACTCCTTGCGGGTGACTGAAATTATATTGGATGAAGCTACCTTGAAGAAGCTTGATGAGATTTTCCCAGGACCAGGACGTCCAGCTCCTGAAGCATACGCCTGGTAATCAATTTCACGGCTAACTGCTATGTGTTCTACAATATTTATGTACAACCTCTAGGCTGCAGACGGTTAACACCTTGTCTGCAGCTTTTTTAGTTCTTGCAACAGTTGTTGAACGAGAACGTGACACTATGGGTGGAATTTGCTAGAATACAAGGCATCAA comes from Paenibacillus sp. 19GGS1-52 and encodes:
- a CDS encoding aldo/keto reductase, with protein sequence MKYSYLGKSGLKVSQLCLGTMNFGPETEEKEAFKIMDAALDAGINFFDTANVYGGQERRGWTEEIIGRWFQQGGGRREKVVLATKVYNDMFDENDGPNSGAGLSGYKIRRHFEASLKRLQTDHIELYQMHHIDRNVSWDELWGAFEILVQQGKADYIGSSNFAGWHIATAQAEAKARHFLGLVSEQHLYNLLQRTPELEVLPAAKELGMGVIPWSPLAGGLLGRNALAGTGVRSSRSANLEKNRGQLEQFSALCKELGDHEDQVALAWVLANPAVTAPIIGPRTMQQFEDSLRVTEIILDEATLKKLDEIFPGPGRPAPEAYAW